The Burkholderia cepacia ATCC 25416 genome includes a window with the following:
- a CDS encoding glycine zipper 2TM domain-containing protein, whose amino-acid sequence MMRMPSTKTVLFASLVAVAALPLTACVAPGYYGAQPGYPQQQQYATPGYAQPAYSQPGYVQQQQPYPNQAPQPYDQYGNQQQYGSQPYDQYGNQQQYGNGYGTQYGTVSNIQPVNGSVGPSGVAGTVVGALVGGLVGNQFGRGHGRDAATVIGALGGAVAGNQIGQQMGAAQGPSSYRIDVQVSDGTMRSFDVQSPGNLRPGDRVQINGNQLARY is encoded by the coding sequence ATGATGCGCATGCCTTCCACGAAGACCGTTCTGTTCGCCTCGCTCGTCGCCGTCGCGGCGCTTCCGCTGACCGCCTGCGTCGCGCCGGGTTACTACGGCGCGCAGCCGGGGTATCCGCAGCAACAGCAATACGCGACGCCCGGCTACGCGCAGCCCGCGTATTCGCAACCGGGCTACGTGCAGCAGCAACAGCCGTATCCGAACCAGGCGCCGCAACCGTACGATCAGTACGGCAACCAGCAGCAATACGGGTCGCAGCCGTATGACCAGTACGGCAATCAGCAGCAATACGGCAACGGCTACGGCACGCAGTACGGCACGGTCTCGAACATCCAGCCGGTCAACGGTTCGGTCGGCCCGTCGGGCGTGGCCGGCACCGTCGTCGGTGCGCTGGTCGGCGGCCTGGTGGGCAACCAGTTCGGCCGCGGCCACGGCCGCGATGCGGCGACCGTGATCGGTGCGCTCGGCGGCGCGGTGGCCGGCAACCAGATCGGCCAGCAGATGGGCGCCGCGCAAGGCCCGAGCAGCTACCGGATCGACGTGCAGGTCAGCGACGGCACGATGCGCTCGTTCGACGTGCAGTCGCCGGGCAACCTCCGGCCGGGCGATCGCGTGCAGATCAACGGCAACCAGCTGGCGCGGTATTGA
- a CDS encoding helix-turn-helix domain-containing protein has translation MAVTPARCRARRASTARLRDARKSRGLTLAQLSERSGIAVSTISKAERGDIALTYDKFAALTHALALDFDTMFGRPAPAGAMTPSFTPAGQQMVYDTPNHAYGMLANDLTGKRMVPVRGRIHARKLSDFADYIRHSGEEFVFVLSGELELRFENGHAYRLGAGDSLYFDSAVGHVYLSLGDTDAEVLACCVDGDARRPRDAI, from the coding sequence CTGGCCGTCACACCCGCTCGATGCCGAGCCCGACGCGCGTCGACCGCGCGGCTGCGCGACGCGCGCAAGTCACGCGGCCTGACGCTCGCGCAACTGTCCGAGCGTTCCGGTATCGCGGTGTCGACGATTTCGAAGGCCGAGCGCGGCGACATTGCGCTCACCTACGACAAGTTCGCGGCGCTCACGCATGCGCTCGCGCTTGACTTCGACACGATGTTCGGCCGGCCCGCGCCCGCCGGCGCGATGACGCCGTCGTTCACGCCGGCCGGCCAGCAGATGGTCTACGACACGCCGAACCATGCGTACGGGATGCTCGCGAACGACCTGACCGGCAAGCGGATGGTGCCCGTGCGCGGGCGGATCCATGCGCGCAAGCTGTCGGACTTCGCCGACTACATCCGGCACAGCGGCGAGGAGTTCGTGTTCGTGCTGAGCGGCGAACTGGAGCTGCGCTTCGAGAACGGCCACGCGTACCGGCTCGGCGCCGGCGACAGCCTGTACTTCGACAGCGCTGTCGGGCACGTGTACCTGAGCCTCGGCGACACCGATGCCGAGGTGCTCGCGTGCTGCGTCGACGGCGACGCGCGGCGGCCGCGCGACGCGATCTGA
- a CDS encoding GNAT family N-acetyltransferase: MTITTRLLDAADAARFQTVRLRAVDTAPTSFLPTPDEESQVPVDEFAIRITPTHERAVFGAFDGDTLVGITGVRRDARAKIAHKATIWGVFVDPAYRGQGIAQTLLENATAHAAQAWGCKQLMLCVNEVNANAERLYASQGFVRFGTEPRSLFVDGRFYDEHHMIKTLA; this comes from the coding sequence ATGACGATCACGACTCGCCTGCTCGACGCGGCCGACGCCGCCCGTTTCCAGACCGTTCGCCTGCGTGCGGTCGACACCGCGCCCACTTCTTTCCTGCCGACGCCCGACGAAGAATCGCAGGTGCCGGTCGACGAATTCGCGATACGCATCACGCCGACCCACGAACGTGCCGTGTTCGGCGCATTCGACGGCGATACGCTCGTCGGCATCACCGGCGTGCGCCGCGATGCGCGCGCGAAGATCGCGCACAAGGCGACGATCTGGGGCGTGTTCGTCGATCCCGCCTATCGCGGGCAGGGCATCGCGCAGACGCTGCTCGAAAACGCGACCGCGCATGCGGCGCAGGCGTGGGGCTGCAAGCAACTGATGCTGTGCGTGAACGAGGTCAACGCCAACGCGGAGCGGTTGTACGCCTCGCAAGGGTTCGTCCGGTTCGGCACGGAACCGCGCTCGCTGTTCGTCGACGGGCGGTTCTACGACGAACACCACATGATCAAGACGCTGGCTTGA
- a CDS encoding aspartate aminotransferase family protein — MPSRHGVDLIRARALFERERQAFTEAMPVSRALSAEASEHLLFGVPLHWMQDWSTPFSLYVKEARGATFTDVDGHRYVDFCLGDTGAMFGHAPEPVARALVEQATRGYTTMLPSEDAAWVSRELARRFKLPVWQFALSASDANRFVLRWARAATGRNTIVVFNGCYHGTVDDVFVDLVDGRPVQRDSLLGQAYDLLANTRVVEFNDLGALEAALKDGDVACVLAEPAMTNIGMVLPDPGFWAAARELTRRYGTLLVIDETHTISSGPGGYAVAHDLDADMLVVGKPIAGGVPCAVYGFSAEFAERAKQAKLNAPPGHSGIGTTLTANMLAMHAMRATLAEVATDAAYAHMFELAARLATGLEQAIAKHGLPWCVTRIGARTEFQFAPVPPRNGTIAGAQLDSELEHIVHLYLLNRGVLITPFHNMMLVCPQTTAEDVDRLVAQFDACLGELV; from the coding sequence TTGCCTTCCCGCCACGGAGTCGACCTCATCCGCGCCCGCGCGCTGTTCGAGCGCGAGCGCCAAGCGTTCACCGAAGCCATGCCGGTCTCCCGCGCCCTGTCCGCGGAAGCGTCCGAGCACTTGCTGTTCGGCGTGCCGTTGCACTGGATGCAGGACTGGTCGACGCCGTTCTCGCTGTATGTGAAGGAGGCGCGCGGCGCGACGTTCACCGACGTCGACGGCCATCGCTATGTCGATTTCTGCCTCGGCGATACGGGCGCGATGTTCGGCCACGCGCCCGAACCGGTCGCGCGCGCGCTCGTCGAACAGGCCACGCGCGGTTATACGACGATGCTGCCGAGCGAAGACGCCGCATGGGTGTCGCGCGAACTCGCGCGCCGCTTCAAGCTGCCGGTCTGGCAATTTGCGCTGAGCGCCAGCGACGCGAACCGCTTCGTGCTGCGCTGGGCGCGCGCGGCCACCGGCCGCAACACGATCGTCGTGTTCAACGGCTGCTATCACGGCACGGTCGACGACGTATTCGTCGATCTCGTCGACGGCCGCCCGGTGCAGCGCGACAGCCTGCTCGGGCAAGCCTACGACCTGCTCGCGAACACGCGCGTCGTCGAATTCAACGACCTGGGCGCGCTCGAAGCCGCGCTGAAGGATGGCGACGTGGCATGCGTGCTGGCCGAGCCCGCGATGACGAACATCGGGATGGTGCTGCCTGACCCGGGCTTCTGGGCGGCCGCGCGCGAGCTGACGCGCCGCTACGGCACGCTGCTCGTGATCGACGAGACGCACACGATCAGCAGCGGCCCGGGCGGCTACGCGGTCGCGCACGATCTCGACGCGGACATGCTGGTGGTCGGCAAGCCGATCGCGGGCGGCGTGCCGTGCGCGGTGTACGGGTTCAGCGCCGAATTCGCGGAACGCGCGAAGCAGGCGAAGCTGAACGCGCCGCCCGGCCATTCGGGCATCGGCACGACGCTCACCGCGAACATGCTCGCGATGCATGCGATGCGTGCGACGCTCGCCGAAGTCGCGACCGACGCCGCGTATGCACACATGTTCGAACTCGCCGCGCGGCTGGCGACGGGGCTCGAACAGGCGATCGCGAAACACGGGCTGCCGTGGTGCGTGACGCGTATCGGCGCGCGCACCGAGTTCCAGTTCGCACCCGTGCCGCCGCGCAACGGCACGATCGCGGGCGCGCAGCTCGACAGCGAACTCGAGCACATCGTGCACCTGTACCTGCTGAATCGCGGCGTGCTGATCACGCCGTTCCACAACATGATGCTCGTGTGTCCGCAGACTACCGCCGAGGACGTCGATCGGCTGGTCGCGCAGTTCGATGCGTGCCTGGGGGAACTGGTGTGA
- a CDS encoding M20 aminoacylase family protein — MDTIDESTLQGQLKTWRRHLHQHPETGFEEVNTSDYVARILTTLGLDVHRGIGGTGLVANLTAGTGKRAIGIRADMDALNIAEHAPGREHASRTPGKMHACGHDGHMSMVLGAARLLAERKDFDGTVRFIFQPAEEHGRGAKAMMADGLFERFPVDAIFGAHNMPGMRAGTFSTRAGGIMASEDNFVIRIDGRGTHAARPHMGIDPIVIGAQVVLALQTIVSRNLDPGQQAVISCTEFITDGLRNVLPSTVTIKGDTRSYSRDVQALLETRMREISEGICRTHGAACTFEYTHEFAPTVNSPEWVDTAVRAAAQVAGAEAVNADVQPMMISEDFGAFLQAVPGNFVFIGNGEAGGLGGVPLHNATYDFNDAILPVGARYFADVARRALRAA; from the coding sequence ATGGACACAATCGACGAAAGCACGCTGCAAGGGCAACTGAAGACCTGGCGCCGCCACCTGCACCAGCATCCGGAGACGGGTTTCGAGGAGGTGAACACGTCGGACTACGTCGCGCGCATCCTGACGACGCTCGGGCTCGACGTGCATCGCGGGATCGGCGGCACGGGGCTCGTCGCGAACCTGACGGCCGGCACCGGCAAGCGCGCGATCGGCATCCGCGCGGACATGGACGCGCTGAACATCGCCGAGCACGCGCCGGGCCGCGAACATGCGTCGCGCACGCCGGGCAAGATGCATGCGTGCGGGCACGACGGCCACATGTCGATGGTGCTCGGTGCGGCACGACTGCTGGCCGAGCGCAAGGATTTCGACGGGACCGTGCGTTTCATTTTCCAGCCGGCCGAGGAGCATGGCCGCGGCGCGAAGGCGATGATGGCCGACGGGCTGTTCGAGCGCTTCCCGGTCGACGCGATCTTTGGTGCGCACAACATGCCGGGCATGCGCGCGGGCACCTTCTCGACGCGCGCGGGCGGCATCATGGCGAGCGAGGACAACTTCGTGATCCGGATCGACGGGCGCGGCACGCATGCGGCGCGCCCGCACATGGGCATCGATCCGATCGTGATCGGCGCGCAGGTCGTGCTCGCGCTGCAGACGATCGTGTCGCGCAATCTCGATCCGGGTCAGCAGGCGGTGATCTCGTGCACGGAGTTCATCACCGACGGGCTGCGCAACGTCCTGCCGTCGACGGTGACGATCAAGGGCGACACGCGCAGCTATTCGCGCGACGTGCAGGCGCTGCTGGAAACGCGGATGCGCGAGATCAGCGAAGGGATCTGCCGCACGCACGGCGCGGCGTGCACGTTCGAGTACACGCACGAGTTCGCGCCGACGGTGAATTCGCCGGAGTGGGTCGACACGGCGGTGCGGGCCGCGGCGCAGGTCGCGGGCGCGGAGGCGGTGAATGCCGACGTGCAGCCGATGATGATCTCCGAGGATTTCGGCGCGTTCCTGCAGGCGGTGCCCGGCAATTTCGTGTTCATCGGCAACGGTGAAGCGGGTGGCCTCGGCGGCGTGCCGCTGCACAACGCGACGTACGACTTCAACGACGCGATCCTGCCGGTGGGCGCGCGGTATTTCGCGGACGTGGCGCGGCGGGCGTTGCGGGCGGCGTAA
- a CDS encoding diaminopropionate ammonia-lyase — MLIANPRASRAAYPHALRRVMNIASADESGAWLSHWPLVGHARTPLRVLPDLAARLGVASVSVKDESCRSPLGSFKALGAPIALVRLVKRLRRQQDLDPQGLVTGRYASELADLTVISATDGNHGRALAAAARAIGCGCVIVLHANVDAERERAISAYGARIVRIAGNYDESVVCAAQLAQANGWYVVSDTSYDGYEAIPRDVMQGYGVIAAEAAAQAAQDDGRPFTHVLLQGGVGGLAAGVASYLWERDGVERPHFIVVEPRQADCLYQSALAGRATKATGSVDSVMAGLACGEASPLAWDFLEMCIDHFMLIDDEDAVQAMRGLAAGSERDVPVVAGESGAAGVAGLDVLMRDPARARQVGLDAHSRVLAINTEGATAPSVYRSCVGESADAVLARQRDWLDRATVAA; from the coding sequence ATGCTGATCGCCAACCCCCGCGCATCGCGCGCTGCCTATCCCCACGCGCTGCGCCGCGTGATGAACATCGCGTCGGCCGACGAAAGCGGCGCGTGGTTGTCGCACTGGCCGCTCGTCGGCCACGCGCGCACGCCGCTTCGCGTGTTGCCGGATCTCGCCGCGCGGCTCGGCGTCGCGAGCGTCAGCGTGAAGGACGAGTCGTGCCGCTCGCCGCTCGGCAGCTTCAAGGCGCTTGGCGCGCCGATCGCGCTGGTGCGGCTCGTGAAGCGGCTGCGCCGCCAGCAGGATCTCGATCCGCAAGGGCTCGTCACCGGCCGCTATGCGTCCGAACTGGCCGACCTGACGGTGATCAGCGCGACCGACGGCAATCACGGCCGCGCGCTCGCCGCCGCCGCGCGCGCGATCGGCTGCGGGTGCGTGATCGTGCTGCACGCGAACGTCGATGCGGAGCGTGAGCGCGCGATCTCCGCGTACGGCGCGCGGATCGTGCGCATCGCGGGGAACTACGACGAATCGGTGGTCTGCGCGGCACAGCTCGCGCAGGCGAACGGCTGGTATGTCGTGTCGGATACGTCGTACGACGGCTACGAAGCGATTCCGCGCGACGTGATGCAGGGCTACGGCGTGATCGCCGCCGAGGCCGCCGCGCAGGCGGCGCAGGACGACGGGCGGCCGTTCACGCATGTGCTGCTGCAGGGCGGCGTGGGCGGCCTCGCCGCGGGCGTCGCGAGTTATCTGTGGGAGCGCGACGGCGTGGAGCGGCCGCATTTCATCGTCGTCGAGCCGCGCCAGGCCGACTGCCTATACCAGAGTGCACTGGCCGGGCGCGCCACCAAGGCGACCGGCAGCGTCGACTCGGTGATGGCCGGGCTCGCGTGCGGCGAGGCGTCGCCGCTGGCGTGGGATTTCCTCGAGATGTGCATCGACCATTTCATGCTGATCGACGACGAAGACGCGGTGCAGGCGATGCGCGGCCTCGCGGCCGGCAGCGAACGCGACGTGCCGGTCGTGGCCGGCGAATCGGGCGCGGCCGGCGTCGCGGGGCTGGACGTGCTGATGCGCGACCCGGCACGCGCGCGGCAGGTTGGGCTCGACGCGCATTCGCGTGTGCTGGCGATCAATACGGAAGGCGCGACGGCACCGTCCGTGTACCGGAGCTGCGTCGGCGAGTCGGCCGACGCCGTGCTCGCGCGGCAGCGCGACTGGCTGGACCGCGCGACGGTGGCGGCCTGA
- a CDS encoding Lrp/AsnC family transcriptional regulator → MTTPLDAFDRKLLMEIQRDAQTPQSELGARVNLSTAAVNRRLKRLADDGVIERYTAVVAPDKVDHPLTIVVNVEVESEQIDQLDAMKRAFERCPQIQQCYYVTGEWDFVLIVAVRNMDQYNALTRELFFANNNVKRFKTLVSMSRVKVGLEVPVDPGE, encoded by the coding sequence ATGACCACCCCACTCGATGCGTTCGATCGCAAGCTGCTGATGGAAATCCAGCGCGACGCGCAGACGCCGCAGAGCGAACTCGGCGCGCGCGTCAACCTGTCGACCGCGGCCGTGAACCGGCGCCTGAAACGTCTCGCGGACGACGGCGTGATCGAGCGCTACACCGCCGTCGTCGCACCGGACAAGGTCGATCATCCGCTGACGATCGTCGTCAACGTCGAGGTCGAAAGCGAGCAGATCGACCAGCTCGACGCGATGAAACGTGCGTTCGAGCGCTGCCCGCAGATCCAGCAGTGCTACTACGTGACGGGGGAATGGGATTTCGTGCTGATCGTCGCGGTGCGCAACATGGATCAGTACAACGCGCTCACGCGCGAGCTGTTCTTCGCGAACAACAACGTGAAGCGGTTCAAGACGCTGGTGAGCATGAGCCGCGTGAAGGTCGGGCTCGAGGTGCCGGTCGATCCGGGCGAATGA